In a genomic window of Lacrimispora sp. BS-2:
- a CDS encoding glucoamylase family protein, whose product MLDLAESHSQVKLVGHSFVLNDYNQAAYKKLNKIRDSISSVSTDIISLIPAARWLFDNFQMLYREIKKVRTSGTSYAVLPVLESKEYRNFPRIYVVAKKMVALSGGHLSEENISVMLNAYQQKIPLTDKEIWVLPEVLGFCILEEIIVIADEILHMIDVKSKAERFLRDKLADKKGPADISALLCKTEDNLRQNYSFHAHVIYLLRNMSFDEASIQKYLEHHFSSLERQVKTSGIFMEEGKIESFLETNIRTLIVSLRDINEVDEEKFFEEYSCLEQILSQDPDGIYPKMDLESRGMYRGVIVKLSHRYHLPEEKIAKDCLELAVQGRDDLHCSHHVGAWLLGKGYPVLKAKTLGKPVSQKIKKRLNVNGFLYFLTLFLIIPALCACLLYAFRTLGGLENTSRQVMILLAAMPLLMGISIEITNFIFTRRIKVRKIPSLNYLEEIRPEARTFVVMPVIVSSKEQGLGYMDRLQKHYLANRQSNLFFALLLDFEDSKEQFMAKDQVIESALVARMKELNELYPSEHQRFSLFFRCRKWNKAENCYMGWERKRGKLEEFNNLLNGAGKENTTFSSIYCDEKLLTTFQYVITLDADTNLLRDNAAKLVGLIDHPLNKPILDSAGQKVEEGYVIIQPSVRNHIVDKNGSRFTKIFGGESGLAHYGTVISDIYQDIFNKGIYTGKGIYDRKAFHKVLQNKVPENRILSHDLFESCYARTAFSSTVKIMDNFPTSVLSFTKREHRWLRGDWQLLPWLFLKKTRGGKNLCALSKWKIFDNLRRSMVPLSKTLFVLLNLAWMPKAYYLWLPIVFFNDIFTLVILLLAVITQKLIRPKLALVYKSFFRELAAMLYRAFLEFTITPYRAYVACDAMIRTLYRIFISKKNLLRWNTAEAVDASIVNTRRGYFLTMWSSLLPAIALLIILFMGYLNPAGMVLTAVVIADWCFASQIAYQISQPEKKHQLSNKAQDKELLLDTARRTWQFFKELSTKENNWLCPDNYQIGVVEKISDKTSPTNMGLQFLATLSARDFGFETLSSTVEAVENLMETVQKMQKFNGHLYNWYHIQTLEVLNPAYISTVDSGNFLGHLVALKNGLLEQIDKPVYPENFLSELKIAVENSNEEIQMRTGSPAGNELKTSYQRIGELIDDIGVIREDLNERNLTPLKDYPWTRQLKNLIDSTVKEAEALNLKEEALSSYPSLRSIGLGDNKFADSMMERIGAISNKIDSILTNVDFRFLFNEKRMLFHIGYHVSSHTLDEGCYDLMASESALTSLLAIAMGEVPLKHWHKLGRPLTIVGGIPCFVSWSGTMFEYLMPNLVFKEYEDSVYAQTSRAAVLQHMKYAKESEIPWGISESQYYRFDLNSNYQYKAFGVPKIRLQPVRKNSLVVAPYATMLALDIAEEECLNNLKRLKELGAYGIYGFYESVDFNVPNSVDLTPYCIVKSYMAHHQGMNLAAINNYLNEGILRERFHGEMMIKATEVLLEEKRQSYLISIAKQGYTIKIGKPLFKEDSYSNRYINHTGVNSPVVNYLSNGKYSLMITTDGDGFSKYEDRMLYRFRSDIYANTGNYIYIKDMKKGKVWSAAYHPTKKPPEDYQVVFSPHQAEFKRRDGDISSHMIVSLNADHNYEIRKITFTNHGNEEKQLEVTSYLEVVDDTHLAELSHPAFNKLFLESEYLEEQDIFLAKRRRKKEDDNPYVMHMVRTGTKLCKKLEYENDRKRFIGRNNTLENPDSVVNSIAFLNNSGFCNDPIMSLRAQLSIGAGETACISFITGVCSSKEEAIKIAGELNVSYRIDDILEKFRLQTNLELKYLEITRTQLNAFQDLISPVFYSSYIYRGPDENIRRNFMNQSFLWKFGISGDNPILLLMVRSMKEERIVKDALKAYEYMRINRVMVDLIILIDSRPGYLQEVDELINDMTSSLRIYDSRSEKPSFFTLHTYELKPAELDLLYTVARVVFSEKTGIYFTNVKENQYELLEEY is encoded by the coding sequence ATGCTTGATCTGGCAGAAAGCCATAGCCAGGTCAAGTTGGTGGGACATAGCTTTGTTCTTAATGATTATAATCAGGCCGCCTACAAAAAGCTGAATAAAATAAGAGACAGCATCTCTTCCGTATCCACCGATATCATTTCCCTGATTCCGGCAGCGCGATGGCTCTTTGACAATTTCCAGATGCTGTACCGGGAAATTAAAAAGGTCCGTACCTCGGGAACCAGCTATGCCGTATTGCCGGTCCTGGAGTCAAAAGAATACCGGAACTTTCCACGAATTTATGTTGTGGCAAAAAAAATGGTGGCTCTTTCCGGCGGCCACTTAAGTGAAGAAAACATTTCTGTGATGTTGAATGCTTATCAGCAGAAAATTCCGCTTACGGATAAGGAGATCTGGGTTTTGCCGGAAGTGCTGGGCTTTTGTATTCTTGAAGAAATTATTGTTATTGCGGATGAAATACTTCATATGATTGATGTGAAGTCAAAGGCAGAAAGGTTTCTCCGGGATAAGCTGGCAGATAAGAAGGGACCGGCCGATATATCAGCGCTCCTTTGTAAAACAGAGGATAACTTAAGGCAGAACTACTCCTTCCATGCTCATGTAATATACCTGTTAAGAAACATGTCTTTTGATGAGGCTTCCATTCAAAAATACCTGGAGCATCATTTTTCTTCCCTGGAAAGGCAGGTGAAGACCTCCGGCATATTCATGGAGGAAGGTAAAATTGAATCATTTCTTGAGACAAATATCAGGACTTTGATTGTCAGCCTGAGGGATATCAATGAAGTGGATGAGGAAAAATTCTTTGAGGAATATTCTTGTCTGGAGCAGATTTTATCACAGGATCCGGATGGGATATATCCAAAGATGGATTTGGAATCCAGGGGAATGTACCGTGGGGTCATTGTTAAATTATCCCACCGTTATCATCTGCCGGAGGAAAAGATAGCTAAAGACTGTCTGGAGTTGGCAGTTCAGGGAAGGGATGACCTTCATTGCTCTCATCATGTGGGAGCCTGGCTTTTGGGTAAGGGTTATCCGGTTTTAAAAGCAAAGACGTTAGGAAAACCGGTCTCTCAAAAAATAAAGAAAAGGCTGAATGTAAATGGCTTCCTTTATTTCCTTACCCTGTTCCTTATTATTCCGGCACTTTGTGCCTGCCTGCTCTATGCTTTCCGGACCCTTGGCGGACTTGAGAATACCAGCCGGCAAGTAATGATCCTTTTGGCAGCAATGCCGCTTTTAATGGGTATTTCCATAGAGATTACAAATTTTATATTTACCAGAAGAATTAAGGTCAGGAAGATTCCTTCCCTCAACTATTTAGAGGAAATACGGCCGGAAGCAAGAACCTTTGTGGTCATGCCGGTTATTGTCTCCTCAAAGGAACAGGGCCTGGGGTACATGGACCGCCTTCAAAAGCATTATCTGGCAAACCGGCAGTCCAACCTTTTTTTTGCACTGCTTCTTGATTTTGAGGATTCTAAAGAACAGTTCATGGCAAAGGACCAGGTAATTGAAAGCGCCCTTGTTGCCCGTATGAAGGAACTCAATGAGCTCTATCCGTCGGAACACCAACGTTTTTCTCTGTTCTTCCGCTGCCGCAAATGGAATAAAGCGGAGAATTGTTATATGGGCTGGGAGCGTAAAAGAGGAAAGCTGGAAGAGTTTAATAACCTTTTAAATGGAGCGGGAAAGGAGAATACCACCTTTTCCTCTATTTACTGCGACGAAAAGCTTCTTACCACCTTCCAGTACGTGATTACACTGGATGCGGATACAAACCTGCTTCGTGACAATGCCGCAAAACTGGTGGGACTGATCGATCATCCCTTAAACAAACCGATTCTGGATTCCGCAGGTCAAAAGGTAGAAGAGGGCTATGTCATTATTCAGCCCTCGGTAAGAAATCATATTGTGGATAAGAACGGCAGCAGGTTTACGAAAATCTTCGGAGGGGAATCAGGCCTTGCTCATTATGGGACTGTAATATCAGATATTTACCAGGATATTTTTAATAAAGGAATCTATACCGGGAAGGGCATTTATGATAGGAAAGCCTTCCATAAGGTGCTGCAAAACAAGGTGCCGGAAAACAGGATTCTCAGCCATGACCTTTTTGAAAGCTGCTATGCACGAACGGCTTTTTCCAGTACAGTTAAGATTATGGACAATTTTCCAACCAGTGTTTTATCCTTTACCAAAAGGGAGCACCGATGGCTGCGGGGGGACTGGCAGCTTTTACCCTGGCTGTTTTTAAAAAAGACCAGGGGCGGAAAGAACTTATGCGCGCTGTCAAAATGGAAGATCTTTGACAACTTAAGAAGAAGCATGGTTCCTTTAAGTAAGACACTGTTTGTACTGTTAAATCTGGCATGGATGCCAAAGGCATATTATCTTTGGTTACCCATTGTTTTCTTTAATGATATATTTACCCTGGTGATCCTGTTACTTGCAGTGATTACCCAGAAGCTGATCCGTCCAAAGCTTGCCCTTGTTTATAAAAGCTTTTTTAGGGAGCTTGCTGCCATGCTTTATAGGGCATTTCTGGAGTTTACAATCACTCCTTACCGTGCCTATGTGGCATGTGATGCAATGATCAGGACTCTGTACCGGATCTTTATCAGCAAGAAAAACCTGCTAAGGTGGAATACGGCGGAAGCAGTGGACGCCTCCATTGTCAACACCAGAAGAGGATATTTTCTTACGATGTGGAGTTCTCTTCTTCCGGCCATTGCCCTTTTAATCATTTTATTTATGGGATATTTAAACCCGGCAGGAATGGTTTTGACGGCAGTCGTAATTGCTGACTGGTGCTTTGCCTCCCAAATCGCTTACCAAATCAGCCAGCCGGAAAAGAAGCATCAGCTAAGCAATAAAGCCCAGGATAAAGAACTGCTTCTGGATACTGCACGCAGAACTTGGCAGTTTTTTAAGGAGCTTTCCACTAAGGAAAACAACTGGCTCTGTCCGGATAATTACCAGATCGGGGTGGTCGAAAAAATCAGCGATAAAACATCGCCCACCAATATGGGACTTCAGTTTCTGGCAACCCTGTCAGCCCGGGATTTTGGATTTGAGACTTTAAGCTCTACGGTTGAAGCCGTAGAAAACCTGATGGAAACGGTTCAGAAAATGCAGAAGTTTAATGGGCATCTCTATAACTGGTATCACATTCAGACCCTGGAGGTATTAAATCCTGCCTATATATCAACCGTTGACAGCGGCAATTTCCTGGGACATCTGGTTGCTTTGAAAAACGGCCTTTTAGAGCAGATCGACAAGCCGGTTTATCCGGAGAACTTTCTGTCTGAACTTAAGATCGCGGTTGAAAACAGCAATGAAGAAATTCAAATGAGGACAGGAAGTCCTGCCGGAAATGAACTTAAGACTAGCTACCAAAGGATAGGGGAACTGATCGATGATATTGGGGTAATCCGGGAAGACTTAAACGAGAGGAACCTTACACCGCTTAAAGATTACCCCTGGACCAGACAGCTAAAGAATCTCATTGACAGCACGGTAAAGGAAGCCGAGGCATTAAATTTGAAGGAAGAGGCATTGTCTTCTTATCCTTCCCTTCGCAGTATTGGGCTGGGGGACAATAAATTTGCGGATAGCATGATGGAACGGATCGGAGCCATCAGTAATAAGATAGACAGTATTTTAACAAATGTTGATTTCCGTTTTTTATTTAATGAAAAGAGAATGCTGTTTCATATCGGATATCATGTTTCATCCCATACACTGGATGAAGGCTGTTATGACCTGATGGCGTCAGAATCAGCACTTACAAGCCTTCTTGCCATAGCCATGGGAGAAGTGCCGTTAAAGCACTGGCATAAACTGGGAAGACCGCTGACCATTGTGGGGGGAATTCCCTGCTTTGTGTCTTGGAGCGGTACGATGTTTGAATATCTGATGCCAAATCTGGTATTCAAGGAATACGAAGACTCCGTCTACGCCCAGACCTCCAGGGCAGCGGTACTCCAGCATATGAAGTATGCAAAGGAGTCGGAGATACCCTGGGGAATATCGGAATCCCAGTATTACCGGTTTGACTTAAACTCGAATTACCAGTACAAAGCCTTTGGTGTTCCAAAGATAAGACTCCAGCCGGTCCGTAAAAATTCCCTGGTGGTTGCGCCCTATGCAACCATGCTGGCACTGGATATTGCAGAAGAGGAGTGCCTTAATAATTTAAAACGGCTGAAGGAATTAGGGGCTTACGGCATTTACGGTTTCTATGAGTCCGTTGATTTTAACGTACCGAATTCTGTGGATCTGACCCCTTATTGTATTGTGAAATCCTATATGGCCCATCATCAGGGGATGAATCTGGCTGCAATTAATAATTACCTGAATGAGGGGATTCTTCGGGAGAGGTTCCACGGGGAGATGATGATAAAAGCCACAGAAGTACTGCTGGAGGAAAAACGCCAGTCCTATTTGATTTCCATTGCCAAGCAGGGATATACAATAAAGATCGGAAAGCCGCTTTTTAAAGAAGACAGTTACAGTAACCGGTATATTAACCATACCGGCGTCAATTCACCAGTTGTGAATTATTTATCAAATGGCAAGTATTCCCTGATGATAACCACCGATGGGGATGGCTTCAGCAAATATGAGGACCGGATGCTTTACCGTTTCCGGTCGGATATTTATGCGAATACAGGTAATTATATCTATATCAAAGACATGAAAAAGGGGAAGGTCTGGAGTGCCGCCTACCATCCGACCAAAAAGCCGCCGGAGGATTACCAGGTGGTGTTCAGTCCCCACCAGGCGGAATTTAAACGAAGAGATGGGGATATTTCATCACACATGATTGTCAGTTTGAATGCGGACCATAACTATGAGATACGCAAGATCACTTTTACCAATCATGGAAATGAGGAAAAGCAGCTGGAAGTGACCAGCTATTTGGAGGTGGTGGATGATACCCATCTGGCGGAGTTAAGCCATCCGGCATTTAATAAGCTCTTTCTGGAAAGCGAGTACCTGGAAGAGCAGGATATCTTCCTTGCAAAAAGGCGGCGTAAGAAGGAGGATGATAATCCTTATGTAATGCACATGGTAAGAACAGGTACAAAGCTATGCAAAAAATTAGAATATGAAAACGACAGAAAACGTTTTATCGGAAGAAACAACACCCTGGAGAATCCGGATTCTGTGGTTAACAGCATTGCATTTTTAAATAATTCAGGCTTTTGTAATGATCCGATTATGAGCCTCCGGGCGCAGCTCAGCATAGGCGCTGGTGAAACCGCCTGCATTTCTTTCATAACCGGAGTGTGCAGCAGTAAGGAGGAAGCAATAAAAATTGCAGGGGAATTGAATGTAAGCTACCGGATCGATGATATCCTGGAGAAATTCCGGCTTCAAACCAATCTGGAGCTAAAGTATCTGGAGATTACAAGAACCCAGTTAAACGCCTTTCAGGATTTAATCAGCCCGGTCTTCTATTCTTCGTATATTTACAGGGGGCCGGATGAAAATATAAGGCGGAATTTTATGAATCAGAGCTTTTTATGGAAATTCGGAATATCCGGCGATAATCCTATTCTGCTTTTAATGGTCCGGTCCATGAAAGAGGAGAGAATTGTAAAGGATGCACTAAAGGCTTACGAATATATGAGAATCAACCGTGTTATGGTAGATTTAATCATCCTGATTGATTCCAGGCCTGGTTATCTGCAGGAGGTGGATGAACTCATCAACGATATGACAAGCTCTCTTCGAATTTATGATTCCAGAAGTGAGAAGCCAAGCTTTTTTACGCTGCATACCTATGAGCTGAAACCGGCAGAGCTTGATTTGCTGTACACGGTAGCACGGGTTGTATTTTCAGAGAAGACGGGGATTTATTTTACCAATGTTAAAGAAAACCAGTATGAATTACTTGAGGAATATTAG
- a CDS encoding type 1 glutamine amidotransferase family protein, which translates to MNKNVVYLYVFDTMADWEIGYLTGELNSGRYYKKGLAPSKIVTVGIKKTPVITMGGLKILPDIELDECTMENADALILPGGDTWTETVHDPILSMAEQCLKEGIAVAAICGATIGLARKGLLDSNWHTSNDLEYLKMICPGYRGEQYYKQESAVTDGNLITASGIAPLEFSLHVLKALNVFSVKTLDAWYNLYRTRKSEYFYELMCER; encoded by the coding sequence ATGAATAAAAACGTTGTATATCTTTATGTGTTTGATACAATGGCTGATTGGGAAATAGGTTATTTAACTGGGGAACTGAACTCGGGAAGATATTATAAAAAAGGCTTAGCCCCATCTAAAATCGTTACGGTGGGAATTAAAAAGACTCCTGTTATTACAATGGGAGGCCTGAAAATATTACCGGATATAGAACTTGATGAGTGCACCATGGAAAACGCAGACGCTTTGATTTTGCCTGGCGGAGATACATGGACAGAAACGGTCCATGATCCCATTTTGTCTATGGCAGAACAGTGCTTAAAGGAAGGTATTGCTGTAGCGGCGATTTGTGGAGCTACAATAGGTCTTGCCCGGAAAGGATTGCTGGATTCAAACTGGCATACAAGCAATGACCTGGAATACCTTAAAATGATCTGCCCAGGCTATAGGGGAGAACAGTATTATAAGCAGGAATCTGCCGTAACTGACGGGAACTTGATAACTGCTTCCGGAATAGCCCCGTTGGAATTTTCCCTGCATGTCCTTAAAGCTCTGAATGTGTTTTCTGTAAAGACATTAGATGCCTGGTATAATCTTTATAGGACACGTAAATCTGAATATTTTTATGAGTTAATGTGCGAAAGATGA
- a CDS encoding LysR family transcriptional regulator yields MTLQQLKYFIEAANCGSINKAAERLFIAQPSLSNALRDLETEIGHELVTRTPKGISLTTDGTEFLGYARQVVEQASLLEQRWLNKKPSRRLCSISTQHYAFAVNAFVNMVKKTDADEYEYTLREARTFEIVEDVKNLRSELGILYMNTFNRQVLEKLLRENNLTFHPLFSAVPHVFISTSNPLARKKYVTLKDLADYPRLSFEQGDYNSFYFSEEILSTEYAKKDIHVGDRATIFNLMIGLNGYTISTGIVSADLNGNNITAIPLRVNDSIEVGWISHKDIQLTRQAAMYLEELKTVVAEYGVDLKNEL; encoded by the coding sequence ATGACATTACAACAGTTAAAATATTTCATCGAAGCAGCAAATTGCGGTTCCATTAACAAAGCCGCCGAACGATTGTTTATTGCCCAGCCAAGCCTTTCAAACGCTCTTCGGGACTTGGAAACGGAAATTGGACACGAACTTGTCACCCGGACTCCGAAAGGCATATCTCTGACCACTGACGGTACGGAGTTTCTGGGCTACGCCCGTCAGGTGGTTGAACAAGCCAGCCTCTTAGAGCAACGATGGCTGAACAAGAAACCTTCCCGTCGGCTGTGCTCCATATCTACCCAGCACTACGCGTTTGCTGTGAATGCGTTTGTTAATATGGTGAAAAAAACCGATGCCGATGAATACGAGTACACATTACGGGAAGCAAGGACTTTTGAGATTGTGGAGGATGTTAAAAACCTGCGCAGCGAACTCGGCATACTCTACATGAACACTTTTAACCGCCAGGTGTTAGAAAAGCTGCTGAGGGAAAACAATCTGACATTTCATCCGCTCTTCTCCGCCGTTCCTCATGTTTTTATAAGTACCTCCAATCCTCTTGCCAGGAAAAAATATGTGACACTTAAAGATCTGGCCGATTACCCACGCTTGTCCTTTGAACAGGGGGATTACAACTCTTTCTATTTTTCAGAGGAAATACTCAGCACGGAATACGCCAAAAAAGATATTCATGTCGGTGACAGGGCCACGATATTTAACCTTATGATCGGGCTTAACGGTTATACAATTTCCACTGGAATTGTGAGCGCAGACTTAAACGGTAATAATATCACGGCAATCCCCCTCCGCGTTAACGATTCGATTGAGGTTGGCTGGATCTCCCATAAGGATATTCAGTTGACAAGGCAGGCAGCAATGTACCTTGAGGAATTGAAAACGGTTGTGGCTGAATATGGGGTTGACCTTAAAAATGAGCTATAG
- a CDS encoding metallophosphoesterase, whose protein sequence is MAKEWKNRTAVNGKITVIDYKFDRNGGKMKIDRRLNHAYKNADTVYFDDNSKYIFFSDIHRGDDSISDEFTRNQNLFLHALNYYYKEGYEYIEVGDGDELWEYKNFSVIRLAHSDVFTVIKKFYDEGRFIMLYGNHNIYLKSKRFIKENYYQYYDEYNQIRVDLYRGLKPKEAIILKHKETKQKIFVLHGHQGDIINDQLWFFSMLLLRYFWRYLHIVGFGNPTSPARNLYKRHKVEKVYDRWIEKNKMMLICGHTHRPKFPKANDLPYFNTGCCIRTRGLNGIEIVNGKIQMVDWRIAANEDGDLRVHRTVVRGPVPLENYDFKKNPYSTHYNN, encoded by the coding sequence ATGGCAAAAGAATGGAAAAATCGGACAGCAGTTAACGGTAAAATTACAGTAATAGATTATAAGTTTGATAGGAATGGAGGTAAAATGAAGATTGACAGACGATTGAATCATGCTTATAAAAATGCTGATACTGTATATTTTGATGATAATTCAAAATATATATTTTTTAGTGATATCCATAGGGGTGATGACAGCATTTCAGATGAATTCACCAGAAATCAGAATCTTTTTTTGCATGCATTAAATTACTATTATAAAGAAGGATATGAATATATAGAAGTCGGGGATGGAGACGAGCTTTGGGAATACAAGAATTTTAGTGTTATTCGTTTAGCCCATAGTGACGTTTTTACAGTAATAAAAAAGTTCTATGATGAAGGCCGCTTTATTATGTTATATGGGAATCATAATATTTATTTAAAATCAAAGCGATTTATCAAAGAGAATTATTATCAGTATTATGATGAATACAATCAAATACGAGTGGACCTATATAGGGGATTAAAGCCAAAGGAGGCTATTATTCTTAAGCATAAGGAAACGAAGCAGAAGATTTTTGTGCTCCATGGCCATCAGGGTGACATTATTAATGATCAGTTATGGTTTTTTTCTATGCTATTGCTTCGATATTTTTGGAGGTATCTGCATATTGTTGGATTCGGTAATCCAACCAGCCCGGCTCGCAATTTATATAAAAGGCATAAAGTGGAAAAGGTTTATGACAGGTGGATAGAAAAAAATAAAATGATGCTCATCTGCGGACATACTCACAGACCAAAGTTTCCGAAAGCAAATGACCTTCCATACTTTAATACTGGATGCTGTATACGTACTCGTGGGCTTAATGGAATTGAAATTGTTAATGGTAAAATACAAATGGTTGACTGGAGAATTGCCGCCAATGAAGATGGAGATTTGCGTGTTCACAGGACAGTAGTCAGGGGACCGGTACCGCTTGAAAATTATGATTTTAAGAAAAATCCATATTCGACTCATTATAATAACTAA
- a CDS encoding MerR family transcriptional regulator, producing MGYTIKQVSERTNLSAHVLRYYEKEGLLFNINRSKSGIRSYTEDDLEWLGLICCLKNTGMSLKQIKEFVELSAEGRDTLKQRCHILIEHKKNVEAQIQEMNKHLEKVSHKIDYYTKQYNKYNHDESQQ from the coding sequence ATGGGTTATACAATCAAGCAGGTATCGGAACGCACAAATCTAAGCGCACACGTACTGCGTTATTATGAAAAAGAAGGTCTTTTATTCAACATCAACAGAAGCAAAAGCGGTATCCGCAGTTATACCGAAGATGATCTGGAATGGCTGGGACTTATTTGCTGTCTTAAGAACACGGGCATGTCCTTAAAACAAATCAAGGAATTTGTGGAGCTAAGTGCAGAAGGCAGAGACACACTCAAACAGCGGTGCCATATTTTGATCGAACATAAAAAGAATGTGGAAGCCCAGATTCAGGAAATGAATAAACATCTTGAAAAGGTATCCCATAAAATTGACTATTATACAAAGCAGTATAATAAATATAACCATGACGAATCTCAGCAATGA
- a CDS encoding GNAT family N-acetyltransferase, with product MCTSYFQSEKSRKNAVMEGINKGTLYVALCDGECAGFAYFISEGAFHAYHYLHLIAVKEEYRGNGVGKKLLEFIEDMLFKTRDKIFLVVGDYNPGAKIFYEKSGYKYIGTIPGLYRKGIDEYLMMKVYDGGD from the coding sequence ATGTGTACGTCTTATTTTCAATCGGAGAAAAGCAGAAAAAATGCAGTGATGGAAGGAATAAATAAAGGAACTCTGTATGTTGCTTTGTGTGATGGTGAATGCGCTGGTTTTGCATATTTTATTTCAGAAGGCGCCTTTCACGCATATCATTATCTGCATTTAATTGCTGTTAAAGAGGAATACAGGGGGAATGGGGTAGGAAAGAAATTACTGGAATTTATAGAAGATATGCTTTTTAAAACCAGAGATAAAATATTTTTAGTGGTTGGAGATTACAATCCGGGTGCAAAGATTTTTTATGAGAAATCAGGATATAAGTACATAGGAACGATTCCAGGCCTTTATCGCAAAGGAATTGATGAATATTTAATGATGAAGGTATATGATGGGGGAGATTAG
- a CDS encoding GGDEF domain-containing protein gives MSLDFNIKTLIFTVVIGHLFSGILGIAYMVQHKKDSSLYIFLFARLFDTLAWVFLGLRGIINSFISISVGNSFLIIAHTTQIIAFLIIKECYNKLIRRAYFIAAAISIVMIHLALFLHNVEGVRVSIMSISMIILWCFPIYVLLMDKNSSVLQKTVAFIYLTEFVLLILRAFVGISLRESMSLTSNNIYNVLFFVCLYLIMLIGNIGFILMAKEKSDLELTKVAAYDELTDIFNRRAFLLRAKENISLFTRRKEPVSFFLIDLDNFKKINDVHGHYAGDMVLKDFAVNIKSQLRDYDLFGRIGGEEFTVLLPGTNEKEALEVAERLRRIAENASVNVGRDHAVKYTISIGIITVIPDENTSIYTLYKISDDALYAAKRNGRNRIEVIKL, from the coding sequence ATGAGTTTAGATTTCAACATAAAGACCCTTATATTCACAGTTGTTATAGGGCATCTTTTTTCTGGAATATTAGGTATCGCCTACATGGTCCAACATAAAAAGGATTCTTCTTTATATATTTTTTTATTTGCAAGGCTGTTTGATACCTTAGCATGGGTTTTTCTTGGGTTACGGGGCATCATCAATTCATTTATTTCAATATCGGTGGGTAATTCCTTTTTAATTATTGCCCATACCACGCAGATTATTGCCTTTTTAATTATTAAAGAATGCTATAACAAATTGATAAGACGGGCGTATTTTATTGCTGCCGCCATTTCTATTGTTATGATCCATCTGGCCTTATTTTTGCATAATGTGGAGGGTGTGCGGGTTTCAATTATGTCCATCAGCATGATTATACTGTGGTGCTTCCCAATTTATGTATTATTAATGGATAAAAATTCCTCGGTTTTACAGAAGACGGTTGCTTTTATTTATTTAACAGAATTCGTTTTGCTTATTTTAAGAGCTTTTGTGGGAATAAGTTTAAGGGAATCCATGTCTTTGACATCAAATAATATATATAATGTTTTGTTTTTCGTTTGCTTATATCTGATTATGTTGATCGGGAATATTGGTTTTATCCTTATGGCAAAGGAAAAGTCGGATTTGGAATTAACTAAGGTTGCTGCATATGACGAACTGACTGATATATTTAACCGCAGAGCGTTCTTATTGCGGGCAAAAGAAAACATTTCATTATTTACGAGAAGAAAGGAGCCTGTTTCATTCTTTCTTATTGATCTGGATAACTTTAAAAAGATAAATGATGTTCATGGCCATTATGCAGGAGATATGGTACTTAAAGATTTTGCAGTGAATATAAAAAGTCAATTACGGGATTATGACCTGTTCGGCAGAATTGGCGGCGAAGAGTTTACGGTGCTGCTTCCAGGAACCAATGAAAAGGAGGCTTTAGAAGTTGCAGAAAGATTAAGAAGGATTGCAGAGAATGCTTCTGTTAACGTTGGCAGAGATCATGCTGTAAAATATACTATTAGCATAGGAATCATTACAGTTATTCCAGATGAAAACACTTCCATATACACACTGTATAAAATAAGTGATGATGCTTTGTATGCGGCGAAAAGGAATGGGCGAAACCGGATAGAAGTAATTAAATTATGA